GACAGACGATGAGTGGGCGCTGTTTGCCTCTCGGCTCGAACGCACAACCTTTGATAAAAAACAGCCCCTGTTGCCTGTGGGCAGAGTGGGTCGTTACTTGTCTTTTGTCGAGGTGGGCATGGTACGTTTTTTATTCCTAAATTTTAAAGCTGGCCTAACTCATCATTTCTCTACTCCCCTCTCTGATCTTCATTTTTGAAAAAACGGGAGTGTGTATTTGAGGACATGCTTGTTATTCGAATGTTTTATAACTATAAATTATGTTAAGTATAATCAGTTTTTTTGTGAAATTAATGTGTATCCCTACGTCTAAACCCCATGTTTTGTTGAGTGCTAAGCTGGCTTAGCTTTGTACCCAAAAGATATGACAAAACAAGAGAAGATGTATACAATAGTGTCTCAGTACGATGAGACCAAGAACAACCATTAAATTTCAACAATTGGAGTATTTTGGTGTTATAACCTGAATCATCCATTGTTTTTCTTCTCAGTAGTCAATTAAGCGCTTGTTGGGCTTATCATTTTTGAGAGTAGTTGTGATAAATTTGCTAGCAGAACGCGTTAGATTTTGAGTGAATAGCCTAGTCCTAAAAACTAATGGTACATTCAGGCAATTTTGCCCTCAGTGCTTCTACCTCACTCGGTGGCAATGGATTACCTTGCAGATACAAATTTTGCAGATTTTGTAACTGCCCTAACTCTTGGGGTAAACTGGTCAGTTGATTATTCTTTACATCCAACACCCTTAGTAAGGGTAGTTGACCCAGTTCGAGAGGGAGGCTGGTAAGTTGATTATTTTCGACATAAAATCTCGTTAATGAATGTAATTGCCCCAATTCGGGTGGTAGGCTGGCGAGTAAGTTATCCCCAATAATGAATTCTTCCAGTGCCTGCAATTGCCCCAGTTCAGGCGGTAAGTGTTGTAACTGATTGTTGCTTAATGCCAGGTTTGTCAGCGCCTGCAATTGCCCTAATTCAGCAGGCAAATCAGATAATTTATTATCCATGATGCTCAACAATGCTAAGTTCTGTAGTTGCCCCAGTTCAGGAGGAAGACTGGTTAATCTATTAGCATCCAAATACAATTCAAATAGATTCTGTAATTGTCCCAACTCAGGGGGAAGGCTGCTTAAACCATTAGATTCCAATATCAACGCCACCAAGCTTTGTAATTTCCCTATTTCAGGGGATAAACTGGTCAATCTATTGTCTGCTAAATTCAACAATTCCAGACCTT
The window above is part of the Microscilla marina ATCC 23134 genome. Proteins encoded here:
- a CDS encoding cyclic nucleotide-binding domain-containing protein, with the protein product MQQIKNYFEQIAPSMTDDEWALFASRLERTTFDKKQPLLPVGRVGRYLSFVEVGMVRFLFLNFKAGLTHHFSTPLSDLHF